The sequence CGCTGCCGTCCGGGGCGCCAAATGGTATCGGGTTGAGCGTTTTTCCGAAAGCAATAAAGGAATCTTCAAACATGTAGGGGGCGTGATGGCGCGGATGCAGAAGGGCGAATCCATCGGCCAGGGCCGTAGAACACAGCTTTTCCCGCTCTTCCAAACTCTGCAAAAGATCTCTTGCATCAAACACGAGCAGGCTCTTTTCAGCCAGAATTGTCATGTCGCGCAGCAGGGAGGGCTTGGTTTTAGACGCGAGGTCAAGCCGGATGACAGTTTTCCTGGCCAGTTCGGAAATAATCGCGTGGCTCTGCAACAGGGCGTCCGTTTTAACGGAAGTCGTTTTGTGATAATCGGACAGTTTTTTTTCGTTCAGCCCGAGGATGCGTCTTGAACCCCAGGCGTCCAGATCAATTTTGCGGAAAACCAGTCGCGGCCCCTTGTGTTCAAAGGGGATTTCCCCCTGCCGCACGAGTTTTTCAATATCGGCCTGTGGCAGATGCAGATATTCGGCGGCCTCGTTGAGAGAAAAAGTGCGATGTGGCACGTATTACCCCGCTTTGACAACCGGAATATCGGAAAACCGACCGGCGCTCTTTATTCCGCCTCCGGTTTGATGGTAAGATTCGGCGCGCGAGCGTTTGTGGCCGGCGGAGCGAACCTGGGCGGCATGGCGGGGATTTCCGGGGCGATGGCCCGCGATTTTTCCTTAAGCTTTGTCAATTCGCTGTCTTCGGCCAGCAGGGCGTCAATTTTTTCCTGCAGTTCCCGCATTTTTCCCTGCAAGCCCTTTATTTCCGGATTTTTTTCATAGAGCTCGTTGATGCGCGCGATTACCTTCCGGTTCATTTCCTCGTATTCCGCCCGGGTCTGCATGTTTTTGCGGATCTGGGCCGGATCAATCGCGGTCGGCTGGAAAATGTTTTTAACCGGCGGCGGCGCGGGCGCGATGGCCGGCTGGGATGCGCCGGGCTTGTCTTCCGCCGCGCATCCGCAAACCAGGCCGCAGAAAATCAAGGCGGCAAGCGGGCTCGTCCTGAGATATGACGTTAAAATCATTTTAATGACCTCCGTTATTGTATGGCGTTTGGCATGTGTCTTGTAACGCGGCCTCTCGTGCGCATCGCCGCGCGGGAAAAGGAGCCCATGCGCGCGCTGCGCCGAGCAGGGTAGCGGGGGCTGGATTTGAACCAGCGACCTTCAGGTTATGAGCCTGACGAGCTACCAGGCTGCTCCACCCCGCAATCAGAATTGTTTAAATTTAGCAAATATCTCTTTTTATGCAATAAAAATTTTTCGGCAAAAAATTATGCATGCGCAAAATTAAGGTAAATATTTATTTGACATTTTCGCAGGCGCAGGCATAATACTTTCGCAATATGAGTTTTAATCAAATCCTTTCCCCTGAACGCTGGCGGATGGTCGTAACGGTGTCGGCCGCGATTGCCGTGGCGCTCATGCTGGCGGTGCTCGTTTTCCAAATCATTGAGTTTCAATATTACCGCCAAGCTCCGTCCGTCTGGCCCGTCGCCGTTCAGGTAAAGTAGGGTTCATGTAGCTCGACCGGACACAATTCATTCTTCCGCTTTTGCCTTATCCTCGGACTGTTAATGCCCGAATATTGCACGAATTTCGTGCAATATTCGGGTTTTACGAATCGGGCTGAAGAATAAGCGCCGGAAGAATATCCGTTTTCATTCCGGCCATTTCAGGCAATCCGATGGTGAGTATCTTTTGCCAAAGTTTCACCTTTGACTTTTTTCTTTGATAAAACGTCAGTAGTCAGAGTCGCTCTAAATAAATGCATAGGAATTTCAAACTTGCCGCAAAAGAGCGCAAAATCGGGGGTAGGAGCCGAACCCCTGTTCGGCGATGCATCTCTCTGGTTCCTTGAGTGGATATGTAAGAAAAGGAAGGATTTTCTCGAGGACTGGTCTAAATATTTTCGGACTCTTGGATCTCGAAAATGATCTGCCAGATGGTTTCGGCGAAGTGGATAAAGCCCCCGATAAAGGTTCTGGCGCCGATCAATAATCAATGTTCCTTGCCATCCATCTTGAACCGGCCGTAATAAAAATCGCTTCCCGTTCTTTTGAAAATTCTTGCCATAAAATCTTCGTTCGTTTAAAGTTTCTATCTGTTTCAGACGACAGCGTGGTATGATAAACAGGGGTTGCAAGTAAAAAGTGTGGCAAAGTGTTGCAAAACAGTGGCAACGAGAAAAAAAGATTTATCAAAACCGCTTAAAAATGCTGTCATTGTTGATCAAAGCCAGCTTAGCTCAGTTGGCAGAGCAGCTGATTTGTAATCAGCAGGTCGTCGGTTCAAATCCGACAGCTGGCTCCATTTCAGGGCTGTGTTACCACCACGGGTAACACAGCCCTGGGGTGGTGGTTACGGCAGACGCCATGCAGGCCCAGCAAAAAGCGGCGCATTTCGTGGTTCAGGAGAAGGGGGGCGACTACCTCTTCACCCTCAAAGGCAATCAGCCGACGGTTCAAGAAAAAGCCTCAGCGCTGCTCAGCAGCGCTTTTCCCCCCTCGGGTTCCGCCGCAGGCGCAGACCGTGGAAGGCTTTCCTTTAGAA comes from Kiritimatiellia bacterium and encodes:
- a CDS encoding PTS sugar transporter subunit IIA, whose protein sequence is MPHRTFSLNEAAEYLHLPQADIEKLVRQGEIPFEHKGPRLVFRKIDLDAWGSRRILGLNEKKLSDYHKTTSVKTDALLQSHAIISELARKTVIRLDLASKTKPSLLRDMTILAEKSLLVFDARDLLQSLEEREKLCSTALADGFALLHPRHHAPYMFEDSFIAFGKTLNPIPFGAPDGSETDLFFLICCQNDRLHLHVLARLCLMCRQKTFLLQLREAGTPAEIRLCLRARELEAIKQTGAPAGLTTRDTGISKH